The proteins below come from a single Triplophysa rosa linkage group LG12, Trosa_1v2, whole genome shotgun sequence genomic window:
- the ugt5f1 gene encoding UDP glucuronosyltransferase 5 family, polypeptide F1 isoform X1, whose product MSSTLFSVHQILSTSRIRMDFLFFVLNFVLTLTLPVHCGKILVFPHEGSHWINMNVLIEELHARGHHITVLRALDSWYIAEESPHYVSITLPVLLGGDDEFYHTFISKQLQIRRQGHSAWTRFKLDMSLKDKFSEMHQKICELVIYIIEKDPALIDRLEKTGYDVMLTDPANGGGVVLAHYLHLPLVLNVRWTVHGEAHFGMAPSPLSYVPFPLSQLTDRMTFIQRTYNLLFYTVRLYLYKRIVGPHYRALCARYFHPHLDYFELFQAADIWLMRVDFVFEFPRPTMPNIIYVGGFQCKPAKRLPADLEDFVQTSGDHGVIVMSLGTLVGQLPLDIAEEIAAAFAELPQKVILRYTGERPSALANNTLLVKWFPQNDLLGHPKTRLFVSHGGTNGIFEAIYHGVPIVGLPLVFDQDDNLSKMRSRGVAKVVDIATIDRRSFKEALHEVLRDPSYRRRMQKLSQLHRDTPLKPLESAIFWTEFVMRHKGAAHLRTEAYKMPWYSYYSVDVVGFLMCVVLLTVFVVFNIIRCLCCRCVKRKKKQD is encoded by the exons ATGAGCTCAACGCTGTTTTCTGTTCATCAG ATCTTATCCACGTCTCGTATAAGGATggattttctgttttttgtctTGAACTTCGTTCTAACGCTGACCCTCccggtgcattgtgggaaaatCCTGGTGTTTCCTCATGAAGGGAGTCACTGGATTAACATGAATGTTTTGATTGAGGAGCTTCATGCCAGAGGTCATCACATCACAGTGTTACGAGCGCTCGACAGCTGGTACATCGCTGAAGAATCCCCTCACTACGTCTCCATAACCCTTCCTGTTTTACTGGGCGGCGACGATGAATTCTACCACACTTTCATCTCTAAACAACTCCAGATTAGAAGACAGGGACACTCAGCGTGGACCAGATTCAAACTGGACATGTCTCTGAAGGACAAGTTTTCTGAAATGCACCAGAAGATCTGTGAACTGGTGATTTACATCATCGAGAAAGATCCCGCGTTGATCGACCGGCTCGAGAAGACCGGATACGACGTGATGTTGACCGATCCGGCAAACGGAGGAGGTGTCGTGCTCGCTCACTATCTTCATCTCCCTCTGGTGTTGAACGTACGCTGGACGGTTCACGGAGAGGCACATTTTGGAATGGCTCCATCTCCGCTGTCGTACGTTCCCTTCCCTCTGTCTCAGCTGACGGATCGCATGACCTTCATTCAGAGAACGTATAACCTGCTCTTCTACACCGTGCGGCTTTATCTTTACAAGCGTATCGTGGGCCCTCATTACAGAGCTCTGTGCGCACGCTATTTTCACCCTCATTTGgattattttgaattatttcaAGCGGCTGACATTTGGCTGATGAGAGTGGATTTCGTTTTCGAGTTTCCGCGCCCGACCATGCCGAACATCATTTATGTCGGTGGTTTCCAGTGCAAGCCTGCCAAACGCCTTCCGGCGGATCTGGAGGATTTCGTCCAGACTTCTGGAGATCATGGAGTCATCGTCATGTCTTTGGGAACTCTGGTCGGGCAGCTGCCGCTCGACATCGCCGAAGAGATCGCGGCCGCTTTTGCTGAACTTCCACAGAAAGTGATTTTGAGATACACGGGAGAGCGGCCGTCCGCTCTGGCCAACAACACTTTACTGGTGAAGTGGTTTCCGCAGAACGACCTCCTGGGACATCCCAAGACTCGACTGTTCGTGTCCCATGGAGGCACTAATGGTATTTTTGAAGCCATTTACCACGGTGTTCCGATCGTGGGCTTACCGCTGGTGTTCGATCAAGATGACAATCTTTCTAAAATGAGATCTAGAGGAGTGGCCAAGGTCGTGGACATCGCCACCATAGACCGACGTTCATTTAAAGAGGCTTTACATGAGGTTCTTCGGGATCCGTCCTACAGGAGACGCATGCAGAAACTCTCCCAGCTCCATAGAGACACGCCATTAAAACCCCTGGAGAGCGCCATCTTCTGGACTGAGTTTGTCATGAGACACAAAGGTGCCGCTCACCTGCGCACCGAGGCGTATAAAATGCCCTGGTATTCATATTATAGTGTAGATGTTGTGGGCTTTctaatgtgtgttgtgttattgACAGTGTTTGTGGTGTTTAACATCATCAGGTGTTTATGCTGCAGGTGTGTcaagagaaaaaagaaacaggATTGA
- the LOC130562979 gene encoding calcium homeostasis modulator protein 4, translated as MGSRQQWLTRLKNELSDSPLVSNVAFGFILMGLEKLVELEFECPCDPAWNGLFSSAFFMIPAVMALAIMMIVQGCRCEVSRRRSVSLSSVVPAVVWLILLFLDGQYLACAMTDWHGRYVIVDKAAPQKWCEPTQDQESVSPRDLMLRSQRLFVESQVIGIVLLIFICFGLVVYVIRESCQRELETPDVNVAEMSLYRAS; from the exons ATGGGCAGTCGACAACAATGGCTCACGCGACTGAAGAATGAGTTGAGCGACAGTCCACTCGTGTCCAACGTGGCCTTCGGCTTCATCCTGATGGGTCTGGAGAAGTTGGTGGAGCTGGAGTTCGAGTGTCCGTGTGATCCGGCGTGGAACGGACTCTTCTCGTCCGCATTCTTCATGATCCCCGCGGTCATGGCCCTCGCGATTATGATGATCGTCCAGGGCTGCAGGTGCGAGGTCTCGCGCAGGAGGTCCGTGTCTCTGTCCAGTGTCGTGCCCGCGGTGGTCTGGTTGATTCTGCTCTTTTTGGACGGTCAGTACTTGGCCTGCGCGATGACGGACTGGCACGGGAGGTACGTGATCGTGGATAAAGCCGCGCCGCAGAAGTGGTGCGAGCCCACGCAAGACCAGGAGAGCGTTTCTCCTCGAGACCTCATGCTGCGCTCACAGCGGCTGTTCGTGGAGTCTCAG GTGATCGGGATAGTGCTGCTGATCTTCATCTGTTTTGGACTGGTGGTGTATGTCATCCGTGAGAGCTGTCAGCGAGAGCTGGAAACTCCAGACGTCAATGTGGCGGAGATGAGTCTGTACCGCGCCAGCTGA
- the dhdh.2 gene encoding trans-1,2-dihydrobenzene-1,2-diol dehydrogenase, whose protein sequence is MLIRWGICSVGKISHDFTVALKTLSPEHHQVVAVAARDLKRAQEFARTHDIPRVHGSYEALAKDQEIDVVYVGAIHPHHLRLGVLFMNLGKNVLCEKPLAMNLREVQELIATAKRNNVFLMEAVWTRFFPASLEISRLLSQSAVGEVKMVRADFGVPIMQTARSVQKELGGGALLDIGIYCLQFVLMVYNGEKPEGVQATGVCLDTGVDEGMIVTLKFSGNRMAVCICTIAAELQNEAVIAGTKGTVKIPAHMWCPTSLMVNGVETQYPVPEPALPLNFINSTGMRYEAEEVRQCLLEGLKESSRMSHADSALLAEIMDEARRQVGVVYSQDNQ, encoded by the exons ATGTTGATCAGGTGGGGAATCTGCAGCGTAGGAAAAATCAGTCATGACTTTACAGTGGCTCTGAAGACCCTGTCACCTGAACATCATCAG GTGGTTGCTGTGGCCGCGCGTGACCTGAAGCGCGCGCAGGAGTTCGCGCGGACGCATGACATCCCGCGCGTGCACGGCAGCTATGAAGCTCTGGCCAAAGATCAAGAGATCG ACGTGGTGTACGTGGGCGCCATTCACCCTCATCATCTGCGTCTGGGTGTTTTATTCATGAACTTGGGGAAGAACGTGCTGTGTGAGAAACCTCTGGCCATGAATCTGAGGGAAGTTCAGGAGCTGATCGCCACAGCGAAGCGGAACAACGTCTTCCTCATGGAG GCGGTTTGGACTCGATTCTTTCCGGCGTCGCTGGAGATCAGTCGGCTGCTGTCTCAGAGCGCGGTCGGGGAGGTGAAGATGGTGCGGGCGGACTTTGGCGTTCCTATCATGCAGACGGCTCGCTCTGTGCAGAAAGAGCTGGGCGGAGGCGCTCTGCTCGACATCGGCATCTACTGCCTTCAGTTTGTGTTGATGGTTTACAACGGAGAAAAACCCGAGGGTGTCCAAGCTACTGGAGTGTGTCTGGATACAG GGGTAGATGAAGGAATGATTGTCACACTGAAGTTCTCTGGAAACAGAATGGCCGTGTGTATCTGCACGATCGCTGCAGAGCTTCAGAACGAGGCCGTCATCGCCGGTACTAAAGGCACCGTCAAG ATTCCCGCTCATATGTGGTGTCCGACGTCTCTGATGGTCAACGGTGTGGAGACTCAGTATCCCGTTCCTGAACCCGCTCTGCCTCTGAACTTCATCAACAGCACAGGCATGCGCTATGAGGCCGAGGAGGTCCGACAGTGTTTACTGGAAG GTTTGAAGGAGAGCTCACGCATGTCTCACGCAGACTCCGCTCTGCTGGCCGAGATCATGGATGAAGCCCGGAGGCAGGTGGGCGTGGTCTACAGTCAGGACAACCAATGA
- the ugt5f1 gene encoding UDP glucuronosyltransferase 5 family, polypeptide F1 isoform X2, protein MDFLFFVLNFVLTLTLPVHCGKILVFPHEGSHWINMNVLIEELHARGHHITVLRALDSWYIAEESPHYVSITLPVLLGGDDEFYHTFISKQLQIRRQGHSAWTRFKLDMSLKDKFSEMHQKICELVIYIIEKDPALIDRLEKTGYDVMLTDPANGGGVVLAHYLHLPLVLNVRWTVHGEAHFGMAPSPLSYVPFPLSQLTDRMTFIQRTYNLLFYTVRLYLYKRIVGPHYRALCARYFHPHLDYFELFQAADIWLMRVDFVFEFPRPTMPNIIYVGGFQCKPAKRLPADLEDFVQTSGDHGVIVMSLGTLVGQLPLDIAEEIAAAFAELPQKVILRYTGERPSALANNTLLVKWFPQNDLLGHPKTRLFVSHGGTNGIFEAIYHGVPIVGLPLVFDQDDNLSKMRSRGVAKVVDIATIDRRSFKEALHEVLRDPSYRRRMQKLSQLHRDTPLKPLESAIFWTEFVMRHKGAAHLRTEAYKMPWYSYYSVDVVGFLMCVVLLTVFVVFNIIRCLCCRCVKRKKKQD, encoded by the coding sequence ATggattttctgttttttgtctTGAACTTCGTTCTAACGCTGACCCTCccggtgcattgtgggaaaatCCTGGTGTTTCCTCATGAAGGGAGTCACTGGATTAACATGAATGTTTTGATTGAGGAGCTTCATGCCAGAGGTCATCACATCACAGTGTTACGAGCGCTCGACAGCTGGTACATCGCTGAAGAATCCCCTCACTACGTCTCCATAACCCTTCCTGTTTTACTGGGCGGCGACGATGAATTCTACCACACTTTCATCTCTAAACAACTCCAGATTAGAAGACAGGGACACTCAGCGTGGACCAGATTCAAACTGGACATGTCTCTGAAGGACAAGTTTTCTGAAATGCACCAGAAGATCTGTGAACTGGTGATTTACATCATCGAGAAAGATCCCGCGTTGATCGACCGGCTCGAGAAGACCGGATACGACGTGATGTTGACCGATCCGGCAAACGGAGGAGGTGTCGTGCTCGCTCACTATCTTCATCTCCCTCTGGTGTTGAACGTACGCTGGACGGTTCACGGAGAGGCACATTTTGGAATGGCTCCATCTCCGCTGTCGTACGTTCCCTTCCCTCTGTCTCAGCTGACGGATCGCATGACCTTCATTCAGAGAACGTATAACCTGCTCTTCTACACCGTGCGGCTTTATCTTTACAAGCGTATCGTGGGCCCTCATTACAGAGCTCTGTGCGCACGCTATTTTCACCCTCATTTGgattattttgaattatttcaAGCGGCTGACATTTGGCTGATGAGAGTGGATTTCGTTTTCGAGTTTCCGCGCCCGACCATGCCGAACATCATTTATGTCGGTGGTTTCCAGTGCAAGCCTGCCAAACGCCTTCCGGCGGATCTGGAGGATTTCGTCCAGACTTCTGGAGATCATGGAGTCATCGTCATGTCTTTGGGAACTCTGGTCGGGCAGCTGCCGCTCGACATCGCCGAAGAGATCGCGGCCGCTTTTGCTGAACTTCCACAGAAAGTGATTTTGAGATACACGGGAGAGCGGCCGTCCGCTCTGGCCAACAACACTTTACTGGTGAAGTGGTTTCCGCAGAACGACCTCCTGGGACATCCCAAGACTCGACTGTTCGTGTCCCATGGAGGCACTAATGGTATTTTTGAAGCCATTTACCACGGTGTTCCGATCGTGGGCTTACCGCTGGTGTTCGATCAAGATGACAATCTTTCTAAAATGAGATCTAGAGGAGTGGCCAAGGTCGTGGACATCGCCACCATAGACCGACGTTCATTTAAAGAGGCTTTACATGAGGTTCTTCGGGATCCGTCCTACAGGAGACGCATGCAGAAACTCTCCCAGCTCCATAGAGACACGCCATTAAAACCCCTGGAGAGCGCCATCTTCTGGACTGAGTTTGTCATGAGACACAAAGGTGCCGCTCACCTGCGCACCGAGGCGTATAAAATGCCCTGGTATTCATATTATAGTGTAGATGTTGTGGGCTTTctaatgtgtgttgtgttattgACAGTGTTTGTGGTGTTTAACATCATCAGGTGTTTATGCTGCAGGTGTGTcaagagaaaaaagaaacaggATTGA